A genomic window from Verrucomicrobiia bacterium includes:
- a CDS encoding glycosyltransferase gives MSLHAPSLLLLIPAYNEERRIAPVLGAYAEHFYHHYPGRVRILVVLNGCRDDTLGVVRTAEQRYLSISHLEFPAPIGKGGALIEGLKLAPLADLVGYVDADGSTPPAAFLDLVNRCAAGQADCVIASRWLPGAQITHAQPGRRRLASRMFHVFVEAFFGMGIADTQCGAKVMRREAVEAVHSKLRLADLSFDVNLLYSLRRAGFSLLEVPTQWHDQTGSHVVFNLRTSLIMLLSLFRLRLVYSPFYDWLRPLRPLETWIYLRLRAPPPISPEQE, from the coding sequence TTGAGTCTCCACGCTCCCAGCCTCCTGCTGCTGATTCCCGCATACAACGAGGAACGCCGCATCGCTCCGGTGCTGGGGGCGTATGCGGAGCATTTCTATCATCACTACCCGGGGCGCGTGCGCATCCTGGTGGTCCTGAACGGGTGCCGGGATGACACGCTGGGGGTGGTGCGGACGGCGGAGCAGCGCTACCTGAGCATCTCGCACCTCGAGTTCCCGGCACCGATCGGCAAGGGAGGGGCGTTGATCGAGGGGCTGAAGCTGGCGCCGCTGGCAGACCTGGTGGGCTATGTGGACGCCGATGGCTCGACGCCACCGGCGGCGTTTCTGGACCTGGTGAACCGCTGCGCCGCCGGCCAGGCGGACTGCGTCATCGCGTCCCGCTGGCTGCCCGGGGCGCAAATCACCCACGCGCAGCCCGGACGCCGCCGCCTCGCGAGCCGGATGTTCCACGTCTTTGTCGAGGCGTTCTTTGGAATGGGAATCGCCGACACCCAATGTGGCGCCAAGGTCATGCGGCGCGAAGCGGTCGAGGCCGTGCACTCCAAACTGCGTCTTGCCGACCTTTCCTTCGACGTCAACCTGCTCTATTCGCTGCGCCGGGCGGGATTCAGCCTCCTCGAAGTGCCGACCCAGTGGCATGACCAGACCGGGTCGCACGTGGTGTTCAATCTGCGCACCTCGCTCATCATGCTGCTGTCGCTCTTCCGGCTGCGCCTTGTGTATTCGCCGTTCTACGACTGGCTGCGTCCCCTGCGTCCGCTGGAAACCTGGATTTACCTGCGTCTCCGCGCACCACCCCCGATTTCGCCCGAGCAGGAATAG
- a CDS encoding transposase — protein MHLPYRLLWTYRSVHCACRFLEAWCQRSMRSRIEPMKKIARMLRRHQPLILNWFLAKGELSSGVVKGLNNKIRVIT, from the coding sequence ATGCACCTGCCCTACCGCTTACTCTGGACCTACCGCTCCGTCCACTGCGCCTGCCGCTTCCTGGAGGCCTGGTGCCAGCGCTCGATGCGCAGCCGGATCGAGCCCATGAAGAAAATCGCCCGCATGCTCCGGCGCCACCAACCCCTGATTCTGAACTGGTTTCTGGCCAAAGGAGAGCTCTCCAGCGGTGTGGTCAAGGGCCTCAACAACAAGATTCGAGTGATCACCTGA
- a CDS encoding transposase domain-containing protein, with amino-acid sequence MITSCRRRGINPQEYLSDVLRRLPGMNITQIDEVLPENSKKPPPAPA; translated from the coding sequence GTGATCACCAGTTGCCGGCGGCGCGGGATCAATCCGCAGGAGTACCTCAGCGATGTGCTCCGGCGGTTGCCGGGGATGAACATCACGCAGATCGACGAGGTCCTGCCCGAAAACTCGAAAAAGCCTCCTCCGGCACCGGCCTGA